One window from the genome of Rhinolophus ferrumequinum isolate MPI-CBG mRhiFer1 chromosome 10, mRhiFer1_v1.p, whole genome shotgun sequence encodes:
- the LOC117028826 gene encoding olfactory receptor 6C2-like, giving the protein MRNSTVTTFILLGLTDDPQLQVLIFIFLFLTYMLSITGNLTIISLILLDSHLKTAMYYFLQNFSFLEISFTSACIPRYLYNIATGDKVITYNACVSQVVFIDLFGVTEFFLLATMSYDRYVAICKPLHYVTIMSSTVCRRLVFCCWVAGLFIIIPPLSLGLNLEFCDSNTIDHFICDASPMLKISCSNTWFMEQTVIICAVVTFLMTLMCVVLSYIYIIKTILGFPSAQQKKKAFSTCSSHMIVVSITYGSCIFIYIKPSAKESVVINKGVTVLTTSIAPVLNPFIYTLRNKQVKQAFHNSIKRIEVFFNKRM; this is encoded by the coding sequence ATGAGAAACAGTACAGTAACAACATTCATTCTGCTGGGACTGACAGATGACCCTCAGCTGCAGgttctgatttttatctttctctttctcacctATATGCTGAGCATAACTGGGAACCTGACTATCATCTCCCTCATCTTATTGGATTCTCACCTTAAAACAGCCATGTACTATTTCCtacaaaatttctctttcttggaGATCTCATTCACATCCGCCTGTATTCCCAGATACTTGTATAACATAGCAACAGGTGACAAAGTCATTACCTACAATGCCTGTGTCAGCCAAGTAGTTTTTATTGACCTCTTTGGTGTAACTGAATTTTTTCTCCTGGCCACCATGTCCTATGaccgctatgtggccatctgcaaaccctTGCATTATGTGACTATCATGAGTAGCACAGTCTGCAGAAGACTTGTCTTCTGTTGTTGGGTAGCTGGTCTATTTATTATAATCCCTCCACTTAGCCTAGGCTTAAATCTGGAATTTTGTGATTCTAATACCATTGATCATTTTATCTGTGATGCATCTCCTATGCTGAAAATCTCTTGTTCAAATACTTGGTTCATGGAACAGACTGTTATAATCTGTGCTGTGGTGACCTTCCTTATGACACTTATGTGTGTGGTACTGTCCTACATTTATATTATCAAGACAATTTTAGGATTCccttctgcccagcaaaagaaaaaagccttTTCTACCTGTTCTTCCCACATGATTGTGGTTTCCATCACTTATGGCAGCTGCATCTTCATCTACATCAAACCTTCAGCAAAGGAATCAGTGGTTATTAACAAGGGTGTGACAGTGCTCACTACTTCCATTGCTCCAGTGCTGAACCCTTTCATTTACACACTGAGGAACAAGCAAGTCAAACAAGCCTTCCATAACTCAATCAAAAGAATTGAGGTATTTTTCAATAAGAGAATGTGA